Proteins encoded in a region of the Planococcus shixiaomingii genome:
- a CDS encoding restriction endonuclease subunit S translates to MKLGEIAYYITSGSRDWSKYYSDKGACFIRTQDINKNNLDMKKVAFVNLPEQVEGKRSLVEPFDLLTTITGANVGKCALVDKDIPEAYVSQSVALTKLIDKSIAPYIHLSLLSLSGGGGELEKRAYGIGRPVLSLEDIKNIKIPLAPKNERIKIIQTVKDMLNKEKDAFQVVKEINAETLKTSILSKAFRGELGTNNPSDENAIELLKEILQ, encoded by the coding sequence ATAAAACTTGGTGAGATAGCATATTACATTACTAGTGGTTCAAGAGACTGGTCCAAATATTACTCTGATAAAGGAGCTTGTTTTATTAGAACGCAGGATATAAATAAAAACAACTTAGATATGAAGAAAGTTGCTTTTGTTAATTTACCAGAACAAGTTGAAGGAAAAAGAAGTTTAGTGGAACCTTTTGATTTATTGACTACTATAACTGGTGCAAATGTTGGAAAATGTGCATTAGTTGATAAAGATATTCCAGAAGCCTATGTAAGTCAATCCGTTGCTTTAACAAAATTAATAGATAAAAGTATAGCTCCATACATCCATTTAAGTTTGTTATCTTTAAGTGGAGGTGGAGGAGAGTTAGAGAAAAGAGCATATGGAATAGGAAGGCCAGTATTAAGTTTAGAAGATATAAAAAATATTAAAATTCCTTTGGCTCCAAAAAATGAAAGAATTAAAATTATTCAAACAGTAAAAGATATGTTAAATAAAGAAAAAGACGCTTTTCAAGTAGTTAAAGAAATAAATGCCGAAACATTAAAAACTTCTATATTAAGTAAGGCTTTTCGAGGCGAACTAGGTACTAATAATCCCTCTGATGAAAATGCAATCGAATTATTAAAAGAAATACTACAGTAG
- a CDS encoding AAA domain-containing protein, with product METITTKEKAKNFFEYMLALNNLVGKVVRNYADFEKNWQMEELEKLEGCLTFDKCHNKENLVEIHRPTITNSDLTPPAPKAIIKEWLNFDPKKETAVPSYITMKTKELTDGEVQKEYFIDEEARLAVYEQWVPEWKAWSANLKNKKRTLEKYEEFFELISRFEKEGESLEFIYGTGLFTWKHRDPKIGAIRSPLLTSKVELELDAIKSIISVKLVDQEISVEREIFSGIPIPNIALINQMWREVQTREITEDFTDFFTQFIQTFDANGKYVEEPTSKVPDDNPVIYNHHMLSLRIKNARVLRDDLAQIIDGISTGELELSDTVASIIGEPIKTNTTEDAGTSDSYDINGDNNLYFPLESNEQQKAIIQRISRHQGVTVQGPPGTGKTHTIANLVSHFLSEGKKILITSQKESPLKVLKNKIPQEIRDLCVPVLGGGRESLQEIEQSIRVISEKLGELDVPRLEREIERDKEALNRSKREEAKLKNLLKEYAEKEGTVLQYKGEKLFKYDVAKRLSESDLHYSWIQDTLAIDEEFPLNPVQFKELWQLKSDLAKEQLSLRNQKLPEGETDIQNASSFAAFVDIENNLEEANGEGKTVLEKYQLPLDEIVIQQLQKDIKGLLDMSAVLENPVYQSMMDDCRAGGTRETRWRELIEKLTGANERLFESYNQLITHKVELPQKTAASLKEDVAIAKEPLQKGKKPNFLFFLGKGKQAKYLFEEPVLNGEPVQTLQDIGILETHLEYEWVKKEAARLLNGNMEEIGHNVIDEKEKRFPHLLDERLNELQLAIQTVDLAQNLKAKLVPFGMESLNLYSVAENKQLSLDLEAVRQRIAYLKWEEQFNQGLAELVSMNSQVTMHAIGTEFAAAYQERNVAKWIELLKKLEGLHQTKTQVLRFYELLEQFNKTLPLTGQLIKMSVGSEIEFPKNHTEAFEMKKLQSWLDETKDTNTTLLKKQLEEEHVEQKRLIRSIVSASTWKNQVERITEEEKRALSAWKTYIKRFGKGSGKSAQRNLQGAREEMKTAQTAIPVWIMPISQVLENFPVTNEKFDVIIFDESSQCDLFAINVLLRGKKIVVVGDDEQISPQSIGTKQEDVYELVRRHLKGIPNADLFDGNLSLYEIAEQTFPKEGKLMLREHFRCVPEIIQFSNDMSYGGEMIPLRLPLEEDKIDPPVTAIKVNDGVIDDRNDVNEGEIDAIVADMAQMIRDPKLKGQTFGVITLLGQDQHKLLESRIRQEIGDREFVERKIICGNPYTLQGDERDIIFLSMVSAPNRNFRALTGNSDKQRFNVAASRAKNQMRLYHSVDLEELNPEDLRYRLLSYCQNPTRFNMEVQNLEDQCDSPFEVDVLHMLLSRGYKVTPQVKVGQYRIDMVVEGIRDRLAVECDGERWHGPEKFEEDMKRQESLERAGWKFWRVRGREFYFDKAKALESLWVQLDALGIEPVRDRQMVKEIN from the coding sequence ATGGAAACCATTACAACCAAAGAAAAGGCTAAAAACTTTTTTGAATATATGCTGGCATTGAACAACTTAGTAGGGAAAGTTGTACGGAATTATGCGGATTTTGAAAAGAACTGGCAAATGGAAGAGTTAGAGAAACTAGAAGGCTGCCTAACATTCGATAAGTGCCACAACAAAGAAAATTTAGTTGAAATCCATAGACCGACAATCACCAATTCAGATTTAACCCCTCCTGCCCCAAAAGCCATTATTAAAGAATGGCTTAATTTCGATCCTAAGAAAGAAACTGCAGTTCCTTCCTATATAACAATGAAAACAAAAGAACTGACAGACGGCGAAGTTCAAAAAGAATATTTTATAGATGAGGAAGCACGCCTTGCAGTTTATGAGCAATGGGTTCCGGAATGGAAAGCGTGGTCCGCTAACCTAAAAAATAAAAAACGCACATTGGAGAAATACGAGGAATTCTTTGAGCTTATTTCACGTTTTGAAAAAGAAGGAGAATCGCTGGAATTTATCTATGGAACTGGTCTTTTTACTTGGAAACATCGGGATCCCAAAATCGGAGCTATCCGTTCTCCTCTTCTAACAAGCAAAGTGGAACTGGAACTCGATGCGATTAAAAGCATCATTTCGGTAAAGCTAGTAGACCAGGAAATTTCGGTCGAAAGGGAAATTTTTTCAGGCATTCCCATACCAAATATCGCACTAATCAACCAAATGTGGCGAGAAGTCCAGACAAGGGAGATTACCGAAGACTTTACCGATTTCTTCACGCAGTTTATCCAAACATTTGATGCCAACGGAAAATATGTTGAAGAGCCAACGTCTAAAGTGCCGGATGACAATCCCGTGATTTATAACCACCATATGCTGTCATTGCGAATAAAAAATGCCCGTGTGTTAAGAGACGATCTGGCTCAAATCATTGATGGCATTTCCACAGGTGAACTGGAACTGTCTGATACTGTTGCTTCTATTATTGGAGAACCGATTAAAACCAATACCACTGAAGATGCTGGTACTTCTGACAGCTATGACATTAATGGCGACAACAATCTGTATTTTCCGCTGGAATCGAACGAACAGCAAAAAGCGATCATTCAGCGCATATCACGTCACCAAGGCGTAACAGTTCAAGGTCCGCCGGGAACCGGGAAGACCCATACAATAGCGAACTTAGTGTCCCACTTTTTATCTGAAGGAAAAAAGATCCTAATAACAAGCCAAAAAGAAAGTCCCCTCAAAGTCTTGAAAAATAAAATCCCTCAAGAAATTCGCGATTTGTGTGTTCCGGTTCTTGGCGGTGGGCGTGAATCGTTGCAGGAAATTGAGCAATCAATCCGAGTTATTAGTGAAAAGCTAGGTGAGCTGGATGTGCCACGCTTAGAGCGGGAAATTGAGCGCGATAAAGAAGCGCTGAACCGCAGCAAGCGTGAAGAAGCGAAACTTAAGAATTTGTTAAAAGAATATGCGGAAAAAGAAGGAACTGTCCTGCAATATAAAGGCGAAAAGCTCTTCAAATACGATGTCGCTAAACGGTTGTCCGAATCGGATCTTCATTACAGCTGGATCCAAGATACGCTGGCAATAGATGAAGAGTTCCCGCTAAACCCGGTCCAATTCAAGGAACTGTGGCAGCTAAAAAGCGACCTAGCAAAAGAACAACTTTCTTTGAGAAATCAAAAACTGCCGGAAGGTGAAACGGATATCCAAAACGCTTCTTCTTTTGCTGCGTTTGTAGACATTGAAAACAACTTAGAGGAAGCAAACGGCGAAGGCAAAACAGTATTAGAGAAATACCAATTGCCTTTGGATGAAATAGTTATTCAGCAATTGCAAAAAGACATTAAGGGACTTCTCGATATGTCGGCAGTACTCGAAAACCCGGTGTACCAGTCCATGATGGACGACTGCCGAGCTGGCGGCACACGTGAAACACGCTGGCGGGAATTGATAGAGAAGTTGACAGGAGCGAATGAACGCCTGTTTGAATCCTACAACCAACTCATCACCCATAAAGTCGAGTTGCCTCAGAAAACTGCCGCCTCGTTAAAAGAAGATGTAGCAATTGCCAAAGAGCCTCTTCAAAAAGGCAAAAAACCGAACTTCCTGTTCTTTTTAGGAAAAGGAAAACAAGCGAAATACTTGTTTGAAGAGCCGGTGTTAAACGGTGAACCGGTCCAAACGCTCCAAGACATTGGAATTCTTGAAACCCACCTTGAATACGAATGGGTCAAAAAAGAAGCGGCCCGCCTGTTGAACGGCAATATGGAAGAAATCGGCCACAACGTTATTGATGAAAAAGAAAAGCGCTTCCCGCATCTGTTAGACGAACGCTTAAACGAGTTGCAGCTAGCCATCCAAACCGTCGACCTCGCTCAAAACTTGAAAGCGAAATTAGTTCCTTTTGGCATGGAGAGCCTCAACTTGTATTCCGTTGCTGAAAACAAGCAATTGAGCCTTGACCTTGAAGCAGTTCGCCAGCGCATTGCCTATTTAAAATGGGAAGAGCAATTCAATCAAGGACTTGCTGAACTTGTTTCTATGAATTCTCAAGTAACAATGCACGCTATAGGAACAGAGTTTGCGGCCGCATATCAAGAAAGAAACGTTGCGAAATGGATAGAACTGCTAAAAAAACTTGAAGGTTTGCACCAGACAAAAACGCAAGTGCTCCGTTTTTATGAGTTGCTTGAGCAATTCAATAAGACTTTGCCGTTGACTGGCCAATTAATCAAGATGTCAGTAGGAAGCGAAATCGAGTTTCCAAAAAATCATACTGAAGCATTCGAAATGAAAAAACTGCAGTCATGGTTGGATGAAACTAAGGATACCAACACTACACTTTTAAAGAAACAGTTAGAAGAAGAGCATGTTGAACAAAAACGGTTGATTCGTTCGATCGTCAGTGCTTCTACTTGGAAAAACCAAGTAGAGCGTATCACAGAAGAAGAAAAACGGGCACTGTCTGCTTGGAAAACGTATATCAAACGCTTCGGCAAAGGAAGCGGAAAGTCTGCTCAGCGTAACTTGCAAGGTGCCCGCGAAGAAATGAAGACTGCCCAAACCGCTATTCCTGTATGGATCATGCCAATCAGCCAAGTGCTCGAAAACTTCCCGGTGACCAATGAAAAATTTGACGTCATCATCTTTGACGAAAGTAGCCAGTGCGATTTGTTTGCGATCAACGTTTTATTGCGTGGTAAAAAGATTGTGGTCGTCGGCGACGACGAGCAAATCAGTCCGCAATCGATTGGGACCAAGCAAGAAGATGTGTATGAATTGGTGCGCCGCCACTTGAAAGGCATTCCGAATGCCGATCTGTTTGACGGCAATCTATCCCTATATGAAATCGCAGAACAAACTTTCCCGAAAGAAGGAAAATTGATGCTGCGTGAGCATTTCCGCTGCGTGCCGGAAATTATTCAGTTTTCGAATGACATGAGCTACGGCGGGGAAATGATACCACTTCGTTTGCCGCTAGAAGAAGACAAAATCGACCCACCTGTCACGGCCATCAAAGTCAACGACGGCGTCATCGATGACCGAAACGATGTCAATGAAGGTGAAATCGATGCAATTGTCGCTGATATGGCCCAAATGATTCGCGATCCAAAGCTTAAAGGGCAGACGTTCGGCGTCATTACGTTGCTCGGGCAAGACCAGCACAAATTACTGGAATCCCGGATCCGCCAGGAAATCGGCGACCGCGAATTCGTCGAACGGAAAATCATTTGCGGAAATCCGTACACGCTGCAAGGCGACGAACGGGACATCATCTTCCTATCGATGGTGTCTGCGCCAAACCGCAATTTCCGGGCGTTGACGGGCAACTCCGACAAGCAGCGCTTTAACGTCGCAGCAAGCCGCGCGAAAAACCAGATGCGGCTCTACCATTCCGTCGATTTGGAAGAGCTGAACCCGGAAGACCTGCGCTACCGCTTGCTGAGCTACTGCCAAAACCCGACCCGCTTCAACATGGAAGTCCAGAACCTCGAAGACCAATGCGATTCGCCGTTTGAAGTGGACGTGCTCCACATGCTGCTGTCGCGTGGCTATAAAGTCACGCCGCAAGTAAAAGTCGGCCAATACCGCATCGACATGGTCGTCGAAGGCATACGCGACCGCTTAGCCGTCGAATGCGACGGCGAAAGATGGCACGGCCCCGAAAAATTCGAAGAAGACATGAAGCGCCAAGAATCCTTGGAGCGCGCAGGGTGGAAATTCTGGCGCGTGCGGGGAAGAGAGTTTTACTTCGATAAGGCGAAAGCTTTGGAAAGTCTTTGGGTGCAGTTAGATGCATTGGGGATTGAGCCGGTGAGGGATCGGCAGATGGTGAAAGAGATTAATTAA
- a CDS encoding excalibur calcium-binding domain-containing protein: MKKLTMVLLSATIAFSFTYSVAPVESVDAKTKVYANCKAVNKDYKGGIARTSSVKNKGGKTNYKPYVSKALYDANKSRDRDKDLIACER, from the coding sequence ATGAAAAAGTTAACGATGGTATTATTATCGGCCACGATTGCATTCAGTTTTACTTATAGTGTTGCCCCGGTTGAATCTGTGGATGCTAAAACTAAAGTTTATGCAAACTGTAAAGCGGTAAATAAGGATTATAAGGGCGGAATTGCTCGTACGTCTTCAGTAAAGAACAAAGGCGGAAAAACCAACTACAAGCCTTACGTGTCGAAAGCACTTTACGATGCTAATAAATCAAGAGATCGCGATAAAGATTTAATTGCTTGTGAACGTTAA
- a CDS encoding PfkB family carbohydrate kinase — translation MYDVVALGELLIDFTPAGISENGNTLFETNPGGAPANVLATLAKFNAKTAFIGKVGTDQFGIFLGEVLKKENIDLQGLVYSEDVNTTLAFVHLSENGDRSFHFYRSPGADIMLEEKEVDLELVQNTKIFHFGSLSMTHEPAKSATLKAVKAAQKNDSIISYDPNLRPALWKNLTHAKETIIEGMQYADILKISEEELEFITGISDFEEGSQFLHDKFDLKIVLVTLGSKGCFYRFGKDTGHINGFKVNAVDTTGAGDMFLGSFLYQFIKKDASWNSLQATDVEKMIIFANAAAALGTTKNGAIPAIPNLDDVRKLIGTESNY, via the coding sequence ATGTATGATGTAGTGGCACTTGGTGAACTGCTGATAGATTTTACACCAGCAGGAATAAGTGAAAATGGCAATACTTTGTTTGAAACGAATCCTGGCGGCGCACCCGCTAATGTTTTAGCAACGCTAGCCAAATTTAATGCTAAAACAGCGTTTATAGGAAAAGTGGGTACTGACCAATTCGGCATTTTTTTAGGAGAGGTCCTGAAAAAAGAGAACATAGATCTGCAGGGCTTGGTTTACTCGGAAGATGTAAACACTACATTAGCATTTGTTCATTTGAGTGAAAATGGTGACCGCTCTTTTCACTTTTATCGTTCTCCCGGAGCGGACATTATGCTGGAAGAAAAAGAAGTTGATCTTGAATTGGTGCAGAACACGAAAATCTTTCATTTCGGTTCTTTATCCATGACACATGAGCCGGCAAAATCTGCAACACTAAAGGCGGTTAAAGCGGCACAAAAGAATGATAGCATCATTTCTTATGACCCAAATTTACGGCCGGCTCTTTGGAAAAATTTAACCCATGCAAAAGAAACAATTATTGAAGGAATGCAGTATGCGGATATTCTGAAAATCTCTGAAGAAGAGTTGGAATTTATTACTGGCATCAGCGATTTTGAAGAAGGATCCCAATTTTTGCATGACAAATTCGATTTGAAGATTGTCTTAGTTACTTTAGGATCAAAAGGGTGTTTTTACCGATTTGGTAAAGATACAGGCCATATAAATGGATTCAAAGTAAATGCCGTTGATACGACGGGGGCAGGAGATATGTTTTTGGGCTCCTTTCTGTATCAATTCATCAAGAAAGACGCCTCATGGAATTCACTGCAAGCAACAGACGTGGAAAAAATGATTATCTTTGCTAATGCGGCTGCAGCTTTAGGAACTACCAAAAATGGTGCGATTCCTGCCATTCCTAATTTGGATGATGTTAGGAAGCTCATTGGTACAGAGTCAAATTATTAA
- a CDS encoding glycoside hydrolase family 32 protein, producing MQQLNWHERISHLLEAYKENHSSDPHRLQFHLMPAVGLLNDPNGLIQYKGTYHVFFQWNPFGTVHGPKCWGHYTSQDLVYWQNHQPSLVPSEWYEKDGCYSGSAVEVDGDMVLFYSGNVKHEDGTRETYQCMAVSHNGFDFEKKGPVVLLPEGYTAHFRDPKVWKRDGVWYMVVGAQTFYQEGAVVLFASVDLKEWELKGILAGSHLNGLTDFGYMWECPDFFELDDQDVLLVSPQGLEEKESFYQNEFQSGYFVGKWQVGTTEFPHGEFHELDRGFDFYAPQTFQDKAGRRIMLGWMGITDEQESFQPTIERGWVHALTIPRELELKNSRIIQKPVQELKQMREAGGFKCQTSLENETKTWHELSGIVSELVIRFQQNHAETIEIEIRKNLSIIYDKQINRLTLKRKRFEDGKIESRSCFLDKLEDLHIYLDTSAIEIFVNGGQEVFTARFFAEDNEKEIIFTVNGHVDIDLEKWNLRLQKRL from the coding sequence ATGCAACAATTAAACTGGCATGAAAGAATATCTCATTTACTGGAAGCTTATAAAGAAAATCACAGTTCAGACCCTCATCGTCTGCAATTTCACTTAATGCCAGCGGTAGGTCTGTTAAATGACCCCAATGGACTGATTCAATATAAAGGCACTTATCATGTCTTCTTTCAATGGAATCCTTTTGGAACAGTCCATGGACCTAAATGCTGGGGGCATTATACATCGCAGGATCTTGTTTATTGGCAAAATCACCAGCCATCTCTTGTGCCGAGTGAATGGTATGAAAAAGATGGCTGTTATTCAGGCAGTGCGGTTGAAGTAGATGGAGATATGGTTTTGTTTTACAGTGGAAATGTGAAACACGAAGACGGAACACGCGAAACGTATCAATGCATGGCTGTTTCGCATAACGGTTTTGATTTTGAGAAAAAAGGACCGGTTGTTTTACTGCCAGAAGGATATACCGCTCATTTCAGAGATCCGAAAGTATGGAAAAGAGATGGTGTTTGGTACATGGTTGTGGGAGCACAAACATTTTATCAAGAAGGTGCGGTTGTTCTGTTTGCTTCTGTTGATTTGAAGGAATGGGAGTTAAAAGGAATTTTAGCTGGAAGTCATCTCAACGGATTAACAGATTTCGGTTATATGTGGGAATGCCCAGATTTTTTTGAGCTTGATGATCAGGATGTCTTGCTTGTCTCACCTCAAGGCCTAGAAGAAAAAGAAAGCTTTTACCAGAATGAGTTTCAATCAGGGTATTTTGTTGGGAAATGGCAAGTTGGAACCACTGAGTTCCCGCACGGTGAATTTCATGAGCTTGATAGAGGGTTTGACTTTTATGCTCCGCAAACATTTCAAGATAAAGCCGGGAGAAGAATCATGCTTGGGTGGATGGGAATAACAGACGAACAGGAATCCTTCCAACCGACAATTGAAAGAGGTTGGGTACATGCATTAACGATTCCTCGAGAATTAGAACTGAAAAATAGCCGGATAATCCAAAAGCCGGTGCAAGAACTAAAGCAAATGCGTGAAGCTGGAGGCTTTAAATGCCAAACAAGTCTGGAAAACGAAACTAAAACTTGGCATGAGCTATCAGGTATCGTTAGTGAGCTAGTGATTCGTTTTCAACAAAATCATGCTGAAACCATAGAAATTGAAATCCGTAAAAATCTATCGATCATCTACGACAAACAAATAAATCGATTGACGTTGAAGAGAAAGCGATTCGAAGATGGGAAAATCGAAAGCCGAAGCTGCTTCTTAGACAAGCTGGAGGACCTTCACATCTATTTAGATACCAGCGCTATTGAAATATTTGTTAATGGAGGACAAGAAGTGTTTACCGCCCGCTTCTTCGCCGAAGATAATGAAAAAGAAATTATTTTTACAGTAAATGGCCATGTGGATATAGATCTTGAGAAATGGAATTTACGACTGCAAAAACGGCTGTAG
- a CDS encoding DUF4240 domain-containing protein, which translates to MEAHLIYTSRFSNKFWKISVAKTSFAVIYGRIGTDGTVRVKDFSSPEACKKEAHRLIQSKLKKGYRPHVTAQHEIKESTMTEAHFWQLIDECKSHGDDALEHVEWLVSRLSEKSVTDIISFDSFLNEHYGKSYTSDLWAAAYIAMGGCSDDSFDYFRAWMLCLGEEAYYKAIEDPESLLPYLKLLKEQEEIPQLEELLAVASDAYEKKTGNDFEDYMKLYDQLMQEDYSVPDIDLDWDEDDEENLCKMFPELWEAFGENPLGT; encoded by the coding sequence TTGGAAGCTCATTTAATTTATACGAGCCGCTTTTCAAATAAGTTTTGGAAAATATCTGTGGCAAAAACTTCATTTGCCGTTATATATGGAAGAATCGGCACTGACGGAACTGTCAGAGTGAAAGATTTCTCTTCGCCGGAAGCCTGTAAAAAAGAAGCCCACCGGCTTATTCAATCTAAACTGAAAAAAGGCTACCGGCCGCATGTAACTGCTCAACACGAAATAAAAGAAAGTACCATGACAGAAGCCCATTTCTGGCAGCTAATAGATGAATGCAAATCGCATGGTGATGATGCTCTTGAACATGTGGAGTGGCTCGTTTCTCGTTTATCCGAAAAATCTGTGACTGATATCATCAGTTTCGATTCCTTTTTAAACGAGCATTATGGCAAATCGTATACATCTGATTTGTGGGCTGCTGCTTATATTGCTATGGGAGGATGTTCTGACGATAGCTTCGATTATTTCAGAGCGTGGATGCTTTGTTTGGGGGAAGAAGCTTACTACAAAGCGATTGAAGATCCGGAGTCACTCCTCCCCTATTTGAAACTGTTAAAAGAACAAGAAGAAATACCCCAATTGGAAGAACTTTTAGCAGTAGCAAGCGACGCTTACGAAAAGAAAACTGGCAATGATTTTGAGGACTATATGAAACTGTATGATCAATTGATGCAGGAAGATTACAGCGTACCGGATATCGATTTGGATTGGGATGAAGATGACGAAGAAAATTTATGCAAAATGTTTCCTGAACTATGGGAAGCTTTTGGTGAAAATCCGCTGGGAACTTGA
- a CDS encoding SMP-30/gluconolactonase/LRE family protein, with amino-acid sequence MKKRAVAIAVLAVFFLVAATFVGAKALYETKPVPKGERHTISEIVPSKAKWEKVVKGDGGFMEGINFDRKGNIWMVSPMSGELLTVKGDKVHQVKKYPGPVGAKFHKDGRLFITDITGVIHAYDPKTGKSETAVSTYKGQPLNGLNDLVFDKDGGLYFTEPMGSSAINPVGRVFYLPANSKEPVLFADKIAYPNGVALSADGNRVYVSEFGKNRVLSVPAKNAPPSPETPFVFGQFEGGIGPDGLAVDTEGNLYIAHFQAGQIVVQDKDGFKYGTIRLPEGAGTFTTNLAFHDGYLYITESSKNEVWRIKVQKKGLVPYGLQ; translated from the coding sequence ATGAAAAAAAGAGCAGTTGCAATAGCCGTATTGGCGGTATTCTTTCTTGTAGCAGCCACGTTTGTTGGCGCAAAAGCATTGTATGAAACAAAACCTGTGCCAAAAGGAGAAAGGCACACGATTTCCGAGATTGTTCCTTCTAAAGCAAAATGGGAGAAGGTTGTAAAAGGCGATGGCGGCTTTATGGAAGGCATCAATTTCGACCGTAAAGGCAACATTTGGATGGTTAGCCCAATGTCAGGGGAACTTTTGACAGTCAAAGGGGACAAAGTCCACCAAGTTAAAAAGTATCCAGGTCCTGTAGGTGCGAAATTCCACAAAGATGGCCGTCTTTTCATTACAGACATTACAGGTGTAATCCATGCTTACGACCCGAAAACCGGAAAAAGCGAAACGGCTGTAAGCACATATAAAGGGCAGCCGTTAAATGGACTCAACGACTTAGTCTTTGATAAAGACGGCGGTTTGTATTTCACCGAGCCAATGGGGTCTAGCGCGATTAACCCGGTCGGACGGGTCTTCTACTTGCCGGCTAATAGCAAAGAACCCGTCCTGTTTGCGGACAAAATTGCGTATCCTAACGGAGTTGCTCTTTCCGCTGATGGCAATCGTGTGTATGTTTCGGAATTCGGCAAAAACCGGGTTCTCTCAGTTCCTGCAAAAAATGCGCCACCTTCACCAGAAACACCGTTTGTCTTCGGGCAATTTGAAGGCGGCATTGGACCGGATGGATTGGCGGTCGATACAGAAGGTAACTTATATATAGCTCATTTCCAAGCAGGCCAAATTGTTGTGCAAGATAAAGATGGCTTCAAATACGGCACGATCCGCCTGCCGGAAGGTGCTGGAACATTCACCACCAATCTGGCATTCCACGACGGTTATTTGTATATTACCGAATCCTCTAAAAATGAAGTTTGGCGGATCAAAGTCCAAAAGAAAGGCTTAGTGCCGTACGGTTTGCAGTAG
- a CDS encoding Bax inhibitor-1/YccA family protein — protein sequence MRSGNPSLKKEAFEGFGADRTGRTMTILGTVNKTFILLILLLATFVYSWNQFLVSPNSAMPLILVGGIGGFLIALVTIFFPKVSPFSAPVYALLEGLFLGAISARYELQYGGIVFQAVLLTIAVLLSLLVVYRSGLIKVTHNFKMGVAAATCAIFVVYLISFIGRFFGFQIPHLHEATPLGIAISVIIVIVAALNLVLDFDFIENASKRQVPKYFEWYGAFGLLITLVWLYLEILRLLSKIRRS from the coding sequence ATGAGAAGTGGAAACCCGAGTTTGAAAAAAGAAGCGTTTGAAGGATTTGGAGCGGACAGAACCGGTCGGACTATGACCATTTTAGGCACTGTTAATAAAACCTTTATATTGTTGATACTGCTGTTAGCCACTTTCGTCTATTCCTGGAACCAGTTTCTCGTCAGTCCAAACAGCGCCATGCCGCTCATTCTTGTCGGGGGAATCGGCGGATTTCTTATAGCACTAGTGACGATTTTCTTTCCGAAAGTTTCACCATTTTCCGCGCCGGTCTATGCATTGTTGGAAGGTTTATTTCTCGGGGCCATATCCGCCCGGTATGAACTCCAGTACGGCGGCATCGTGTTTCAGGCGGTACTTCTTACAATCGCCGTGTTGCTGAGTTTGTTGGTCGTTTATCGATCAGGCCTCATCAAAGTCACCCATAACTTTAAGATGGGCGTTGCCGCTGCCACATGCGCCATTTTCGTGGTGTACCTGATTTCCTTTATCGGCCGTTTTTTCGGATTTCAAATTCCTCACCTGCACGAAGCGACTCCTCTTGGCATCGCGATATCTGTCATAATAGTCATTGTGGCCGCCCTAAATCTCGTATTGGACTTTGACTTTATTGAGAATGCTTCCAAGCGGCAGGTTCCGAAATATTTTGAATGGTATGGTGCGTTTGGTTTGTTGATTACCTTAGTATGGCTATATCTAGAAATTCTTCGGCTGCTGTCCAAAATACGCAGATCGTAG